The Malaclemys terrapin pileata isolate rMalTer1 chromosome 19, rMalTer1.hap1, whole genome shotgun sequence genome has a window encoding:
- the FAM43B gene encoding protein FAM43B: protein MLPWRRNKFVLVEDERQGKGKTLGPGLSYASLLSSFVRSCPDLLPECPLERLGSVFRSRRHKVELNQEDPTYTAWYLGNAVTLQAKGEGCTDEAVGKIWAKSDGGASGTKVKLTLGAHGIRMAPCEKRGGGGRRPGHAYLLRRITYCAADGRHPKLFAWVYRHQVKNKAVVLRCHAALLSKAEKARAVARLLYQTASAAFSDFKRLQRQNDARRLQRQRLGDSIVPLVPIRKLLNGQCPYRPPADRSRGARRLSSILEEEEEENLGTARHHAPSGRLSPATGCNHPAPAPQRRERAEVLTLARELRGWSLQSPPPWKPAQERPCLSGC from the coding sequence ATGCTGCCCTGGCGCAGGAACAAATTCGTGCTGGTGGAAGACGAGCGCCAAGGCAAAGGCAAGACCCTGGGCCCGGGGCTGAGCTACGCCTCCCTGCTCTCCAGCTTCGTGCGCTCCTGCCCGGACCTGCTGCCCGAGTGCCCGCTGGAGCGGCTGGGCAGCGTGTTCCGCAGCCGGCGGCACAAGGTGGAGCTGAACCAGGAGGACCCCACCTACACGGCCTGGTACCTGGGCAACGCGGTCACGCTGCAGGCCAAGGGCGAGGGCTGCACGGACGAGGCGGTGGGCAAGATCTGGGCCAAGAGCGACGGCGGGGCCAGCGGCACCAAGGTGAAGCTGACGCTGGGGGCGCACGGCATCCGCATGGCCCCCTGCGAGAAGCGGGGCGGCGGCGGGCGGCGGCCGGGCCATGCCTACCTGCTGCGCCGCATCACCTACTGCGCGGCGGACGGCCGCCACCCCAAGCTCTTCGCCTGGGTCTACCGGCACCAGGTGAAGAACAAGGCCGTGGTGCTGCGCTGCCACGCCGCGCTGCTCTCCAAGGCGGAGAAGGCGCGGGCCGTGGCGCGGCTGCTCTACCAGACGGCCAGCGCCGCCTTCAGCGACTTCAAGCGCCTGCAGAGACAGAACGACGCCCGGCGCCTCCAGCGCCAGCGCCTGGGCGACTCCATCGTCCCGCTGGTGCCCATCCGCAAGCTGCTCAACGGGCAGTGCCCCTACCGGCCCCCCGCCGACCGCAGCCGCGGCGCCCGCCGGCTCAGCTCcatcctggaggaggaggaggaggagaacctgGGCACCGCCCGCCACCACGCGCCCTCGGGCCGCCTCAGCCCGGCCACCGGCTGCAACCATCCCGCTCCGGCCCCCCAGCGCCGGGAGCGGGCCGAGGTGCTGACTTTAGCCcgggagctgaggggctggagcctccagagCCCACCGCCCTGGAAGCCCGCCCAAGAGAGGCCCTGCTTGTCGGGCTGCTAA